Within Runella rosea, the genomic segment TCCGAAGAAGTACACGACAAATACGTCAAAATGACGTTTATGACGCAATTTTTTGAAGGAATGGGCCGCTGGCTGCTGACGTTTGGTAAGCACGTTAGCGTAGAAAGCCCCCTAAAAATGAAAGACATGATGCACACTTTGGCTCTCGAAATTCAGGAGCATTATCTTTCCTAAAACCCTACTGACATACCGTTGTCACTAACGGGTTGTACCTTTGTTGAAGTTAAATAATCAGTCATTTTAAACCACTTTAAACAAAACACAACCATGGCAACAGTCAATCCGTATTTGAACTTTTTAGGGAACACTGAAGATGCATTTAACTTTTACAAATCGGTTTTTGGGGGAGAGTTTGTTGGACTTCAGCGTTTTAAAGACACCCCAGAGGCGGATAAATTATCTGCCGCCGATCAGGACAAAATCATGCATGTAGCCTTGCCTATCGGCAGCAATACGATTCTGATGGGAACCGACGCCCTCGAATCTATGGGGCATACGCTTACGCTGGGTAATAATTTGTCGTTGGCCATCGGGGCTGAAAGCAAGGAAGAAGCCGAAAAAATCTTTAACGGATTGGCCGAAGGTGGCGAAGTTGAAATGCCGCTTCAGGACACTTTCTGGGGAGCCTACTTCGGAATGACAACCGATAAATTTGGCATTAAATGGATGGTGAACTTCGACTATCCTCAAAACTAAACAAGTACCCATACAGCCATGAATATCAAAGAATCAAAACCCTACAATGCCCTGGTTTTTCGCGTCAGAACCACCCTTCCAGAATTATCAAACCACGTGGCTCACGTGGCCAAAAATCTCTACCGCGAAGCTGCGCGCCTCGATTTGATGGTTACGGGGGTCATTCACTGGAATTATTATGGTATTGACGGACAGCCAGATACAAAATTTCTGTTGGAAATAGCACTGCCGATTCAAGAAAAAGAGGTGGTTTCGTCGGAATTTGAATGGCGGCGTATTGCGGGTTTTAAGTGTGTCTCTGCCGTGTTGGATGGGCCGTGGGAGCAACTGCCCAAAACCTACGAAACCCTCATTCGTCAACTCCAAGCCCAAGGGCTTCACATGACCGATGAGTGCCGGGAGATGTACATCAATATGGATTTTGAAACGCCAGAAAACAACATCACCGAAGTGCAGGTGGGAGTTAGGTAAGGTTGAAAGCGGAGCATTATTTGGTAAGCGTTAAGCGGATACTCTGCTTAACGCTTACTTTTTTGTAAAATGCTCCGTCCAAACTTTCTAAGAATGCCGTGAAGGTGGTTTTTCAAACTACGCCATGGCTCGTTCGGCGGCTTTTTCTTCTTTCCAATGTTTCCAACGGGGGCCGAGTAGCTTGTTCATCCCTTTATCCACCACAAAATGCCTGACAATGTTTGACACGCCACGTAGCCGGCTAAACACGCTGTCGTTGGCGCGAAGAGCGATGGAAAAACCACCGTCTACGTATTGGATAAAGTGCCAAAAAGTAGAGGGGATAAAAATGGTCTCCCCGTGTTCGAGAACCGTATCCCAGCCTACCGCCTTTTTGAAGGCAGGGTATTTTTTATAGTCAGGATTCAGAACATCCACGTGGCTCTGCACCGTAAAAGGGTGTTGATACAAAAAACGACTTTGGTCCGGAGCAAACAGCGTTACCCGTTTTCGGGTCTGAAATTGGGTCAGAAAAACCGAAGAGCAGTCTATATCA encodes:
- a CDS encoding VOC family protein; protein product: MATVNPYLNFLGNTEDAFNFYKSVFGGEFVGLQRFKDTPEADKLSAADQDKIMHVALPIGSNTILMGTDALESMGHTLTLGNNLSLAIGAESKEEAEKIFNGLAEGGEVEMPLQDTFWGAYFGMTTDKFGIKWMVNFDYPQN
- a CDS encoding GyrI-like domain-containing protein; the protein is MNIKESKPYNALVFRVRTTLPELSNHVAHVAKNLYREAARLDLMVTGVIHWNYYGIDGQPDTKFLLEIALPIQEKEVVSSEFEWRRIAGFKCVSAVLDGPWEQLPKTYETLIRQLQAQGLHMTDECREMYINMDFETPENNITEVQVGVR